AGTGTGGCTGCTGGTTGTCCATTCCCCACTCTCTAGCCTCCTCTGATTCTAATAACTACTATAGAACTTCCAAGTTTCTGCCAAACACCAGTAAAGCTCAAAAATAACTAGTTTTGAATTCCGGTTTAGAGAAGAATGATGCTTAAACTTAGCTGAAAGAAGGCAATGGAGTTGAAATTTGAAACAAGTACCACTCAAATATTaacttgtgtgtgtgtgtgagagagagagagagagtagtctTTCACCTTCCGGAGTTTGAAGTCTTGTTGATAATGGTGGCAAAAGAAGGAACTGAGAAGATAGAAGTTGGTCTATTGGCTCTTTGGATTCAACATTTATCTGGCAAGAGAGCAAAACACGGACTCGAAATTAGAGATGAGTCAAGAGCACAGAGCAGTGTTATTTTACCTGACAGAATTTGAGCTTTTTCTTGCAGAGGCATCGGATTCTCGGTGAAGAAATGCCAGTGGagtccaaaagacttttttttaGTGCCTATTAGTTGATTCTTCTGCTAAAAATAGTATATAATTCTGGCTAGATAATAGGACACGGAGTTGGAACTCTAAATGGGGGCCTCTTTTTACCTCAAAACCAGAAGGAAAGGTTGTACCTTTCGGCCTTTTTCTACTCAAAGGTCTCTCCTTTAGTCCAACAGTGGAACGGACCAGCAAAAGGAAATCAGAAAGATAGGAATTTTAAGATGGGTCGGTTTTTGGCACTGGAGACCGAGCAAAGAAACTTCTCTGTGTGTCTTTCTGAGCTCCAGAGGTTCTTTGATGGTGGTAGTGGACGCAGGAATATGTATGAGCTTCAAATGGGTCAGAACTCATAGTTTAATAGGAGAGACAGGGAGAGGAATGACAGAGAAAGAGGATAAGATGTGGAGAGACCATAGAACCTTATCCATAGAAGTTTCTCTCTCTGTGTAGAGATAAACTTAAAGATATTCTCCTTGGTGCTTTGTTTTGGACTTGGTAGTGGGGTGCTCAGAAGAACTTAGAAAGGGAaagctcaaatttttgaaggcacaagaggaggaaggggaggaagaggatAATTGACAGGGGGTGGTGAAAAGAAGAATAGTGTTTTAAAAGTGTGGTGGAGGAGGTGAGAATTCCAAGTAGAGGCAGTGAGGGAGCACCGCAGTGCACAGGGAAGCTAATGATGGGAGGGTGTGTTAGTGCATGGGCATTGGTCTGGAAGTGGGAGTCTTGCCCATTGTGGTGCAGAAATTCTGAATGAGACTGCTCCAAAGCCCTCCCACCAAGCGCAACAAGCTTTAGCCCGTTGTGGGAGTCTTGTCTTCCTGTTCATCACAAATCACTTGAACTAAGTCCATTTTCACTCCTCAAAACTCAATGTGTTCAAGAAATTTCCAATGAACAATGTTTGCCATCTTTGTAAATGAGAACTTGGAGTGCTAACTTGGTGTATTGATCAATGATATGGGTATTCTCTTCCTAGGAGAAGATTAATCAACCAATGTAGGTTAAGTTTCTCCGGTTATctccctcaaaaaaataaaaaagaaaaagaaaaacccaAAAATCTCCAATTATAAAATAAAAGCCCAGTTGTAAAACTGCCTCTTGCAACAAATCAAGAGATACTATGTGCTCCTTTTTATGTTTTAGTTTCCTTGTAGGAGAAAACTGCTCTACCTGTTGCTTGGACATGATAAGATTTCCTTTCTGGGAATAAAATAAGTACATTTTTAGATGACCAAGTCCTTGCCAAAGTTAAAATTCCTATACATGGCATCATCTTCTCAACTAGCAAAGAATTTATCCAGACCACCAGACAAAGGGTAGCTTGTCAACTTGTATACTAGATTCTGAATATCTATACGATTGCCGTGTTCATGTTTCATAAAAACATATTTGAAATCTATTTCTCTGACTGTGTTACCACTTACCTTATTTTTATGGGTCATTCCTCTATGCTGATAAACTTTGAGTTTTTCCCGAGTCTGTTGACATTGTTGCTGAAGTATTACCAATGTTTTAAGCAAAAAATAACCTTCCATAAAGCGGCCATAATGCTGGGGTTTGACAAATTAAAAGACAAACTAGCGAAAATAACTAAgaaaaaagaattttgattcGACATCTAAAGCATTTTATCCGGTCTTGTCTCTTTTTATCTCATCCACCCATTTCAATATGGGTAAAATCGGAATAAAGAGAAGTAAACCGAAAAAACCGAAAAGCTGTCCCGTCCCATTCCATATGAAAAGCCCATTGGATCCTTCCCATCCCATCGAGAGAAAAATTCGTGATgctttaaaatgcatgcataatTTGTTCCCAGTTTTCGTCTATATTCATACACACTTTAACCAGTTGATCTAATAATACGGTAATCAGGCATCACCTTTACATAAAATTTCAATGGATACAAATTTTTTAAaacattttattaaaatttatctgGGTAAAAACTTTAGCTACCGAAACAGTTGTCAAGAGAAAAGCAGGCGTACCTTTCACAGAAGTCCTATGATGCCAACctttaaaaaaaatctctataCACTCCTCTCTGTAAAGAAACATCATTTTCTGACTTCCAAGGACCACCAGTATGTGACGTTTGGTCCCAAAATCGATACTCctgagggtttttttttttttttttttaatgaaggtCATGATCacagtatttatttttttatttatttttttaatattcataGCATATTTCTTAAAAGATGGAAGAGGTGCATGCAATTTCTAGAAGAGGCAAAGGCTTTCTAAGTAGAAATGTAACATAGCAGAACGAACTTATATCATAACTGGATAAGCTCTCACGATACCCTATCAGTTCTTGGAATAGGATTTGCTAGAACAGGGGTCAGCAAAACTTCTGCAGATTAGTGAAACAAGCATCAAAAGTCATTTGATCCTGGAAATCTGGAGCTGGAATAATAACTCATGATAGCAATAAGCCTCATTAGTCATCAGCCAAATGTGCCCTCTCTCGGGTTTACAATAGACCCTTCTTGTAGAACATTAAAGTCACCTTTAGAAAAGTTCATCATTGATGCACTGACACCATGGTGTGGGAGGCTTGTGCGCTGGTCAAAGTCATCAAGTGGGAAGAAGACAACTCTAGCCACCACAATATGGCTACATGGGtgtcttaactaattatttaccTTGATAAGTGGATTGCTTACTTTATCACATGCATATGGCCCAAATAATTAGCAAAGAACCTCTCACAAAATGACAAACCATTAAGCATAAGATCTCTGCAATGACGCAAATGACTACTGAGGAAATATATTTGTTTCTCCTTTGAGCATGCCTATGCATGAAGCACCCATCTAATATGTGGGAATTAGGAGATACCCACTAGCCTAAAGTAACTACTCTTCTGTTCTAACTTTTATACCCTCCACACCATCAATATAGTGGCTTTTGCCTCACCTGAGACCTCTAGGCAGTCAGCTTTGTGTGACTGGTTACAAATAGATTTCATCAAAAAACTAGTCACAAAGAAGGTCCACTCTAGACCCCCTCAATTCTGAAAAATTGGTCTGGCTTGGTCTCATGGTAAGCTCTTGCTACTTTGATAACCCATTAATGGACGTGCATGGTTTGAGTTGGCCATTTTCCTGTTCTCCATTGCCTTCTTAACTTGGCATCAAGCACTAATCTTCATCATCTCTTCAATCCAGCATCTAGGCATATATCTCGATCTCGTGTCCCATCTTTGGTCCATTTGCAACCTTGCGTAAAAATTCCAGGCCATGACAATGCTTAAACCTTCTACGTCCATTTGGAGAGAGATATCAAACAGCCGGGCTAAGCACCAAGTAGTGCGCATGAGCAAACCTGTTCAGATATTAAATCACCTCAGGCCTGAGGTTTTGAAGGAAACAGCACGCTGACTTGTCCAATCTTGGCCTTTGACAATGATTCCACGCTTCTGCAAAGTGGATACCACACTTGGTACCCCTATTGGCCGGCAAATGGAACTACCCGTTATTGTTTGCTATTGGCACTCACAATGCTGTAATGACGTAAGGTCACAAATTGGATGATAATGCCTCAACATTCAAATTGTGCAATCTGACCATCaaccatttttttcctttttttttttttttttctttttccttctttttattttGAGTATAACCACTGACAAAATACTCAGTCCATGTAACACAAGCTCTCTTCACGCACAATCCAGGATCCTACTTACCTGTTTCTAAATTTCATCATGTCTTAAATCTGGGTTTGGTTCATCAAAAACTTCATGGAGGTGCTTGAAATTACTAACAGATCACTAATAGTAATCATGTTGAAGCCAGTATGTTTTTGGAAAATGAAATGGCTTCACCATTTATCATACCTGCAGTCTCTGAGAAGAGGTTTACAATAAATACTCTAGATATAGCTTGTGCATTGcagaatcaaaaaagaataagacAGAGCAAAGTTAACTTCTATATTCGTCAGTTGCAGATCCCCTCCCCAACACaacaacacccccccccccccccccaacccaaaAGACCCAACaccaccaaaaaaataaaaataaaaataaaataaaataataataaaaaataattaaaaaaaaaatctgaacattTGATGTGATGATATTAATAAAGGTGATCCATAAGCAATTGGCTACACTCTAGAGATAGCTCTCCAAGTATGCTTAACCCTTCAGCCTTTGGTGAAGCAGGATATGAATCCATCCATGGCACAACCACCAAACTTTATCAGCTTGGTGAGCTCGCACCTTCCAAAGAAATCTTTCCCCAATTGTCAGGACGACATTAAAATTGCGATAGGCACTGCATGATCCAAAAAAACCTAGCTTGCAGCACTTGAAGCTTTTCAAGAACTGATGGGTAGATACCTCAGTGGGTTTAAAGACAAACTCCATTCCATTTTCAGGCAGTTGCCAGCTGTCTGAAGTAGCCAATAAGCAGCAAGAACTTGCATTTGTGACCATTGGGTGCATCATAGTAAAAACTTTATCATGCTCCACCTCAGAATATATTCAAAACTAAGTGTTATCTGCAAATTATTGTAGAACAAACTATGAATGCCAGCCTCTCAGATTCAGTTCACAGGCTGAAAGTCCAAGTTTGCAATGATGCTGTACTAGTTACAGTTTGCTTGAATAGAATCAACTAATAAAAGGAAAAGATCAGTATGAACTACAGGACAACCATGTTAACTACTCTTCCAATCAATAATCAGGGAACATGAAGGTAGATTATATAATCTGGATAGATAATTTAAGAGTATAAGTCAGTTAAAGCACAGTCTAACAATGGATCAGTAGAGAGGTCTTGAAATTTGAGGTCTGCAAAGAAAACAATCTGTTCTCCATATCGTGCCCACATTTTCAAgtccaaaaaaattaaatatgaccGACCCTGTAACATACAACTACAGTCAATCTTTCAAAGTTAAGCATCTTAAGCCTACatttttgacagttgagcatctGAAGACAATGTTCCAATGATCAACTAATTGTCAGTGTGCAAGCAAAGAATATCCCAACAAGCCAATTAAGCACACACTAACAGGCATGGAATGTGTTCACAAGAACCATGTCAAAGGACTTCACTTGCAACGGACGGTAACATGAAAGTTTCTCCAAAGACTGAACCTAAAGTGAATGTCAAATGAAACTATTACAGTTCCATCTTCCAAACTAGAACATCTATGGACCCAAAATTAATTTTCTACTGAAAGACCATGTTTAGCATGCTAAGCCTCCGCATGCCAAGCCTACTCAATATTAAAGTTAGAACATTGAGAAACACAGAACAATGGGATTACCATTCTGCGCAAGCAAGCATAATGAGCATGTGTTTTGCAGATACAGACACATGCAACATGCTAGCCACAGCCAAAATTACAGAAATACCATGAATTGTGATTTGACATCAATGATCATTTCATGACATATGCTCCACCACAGCCACAGTTAGGTATTACATATTTGAGCTAATTCCAGTGGGTTATGCATGTCAGAGATGGACATGGACATGGATTCATAAAGCAGGACGTCCGAGAGCATTGTCATACTATAAATATGTCATTAAAGAAGCAAGTCTACCAACATGTCAGTCCACTAGCTGGTGAACAAAGGACCAAAACATATAAGTTCCATTCAAGCATTCCTCCTGTAAGTTCAGTCCCATACAAAAACCCCAGAAAAGCAAAACATAACAATTCACTTACATACCCAATATAACCATAAAAAGAAACAAGGCTAAGAACTTACTGCTAAGCGTATCCCATAGcacaaaagaaagaagagcaaTAATAATGGTCCTTTGCTCCTGGAAGTGCAACAATCATAAGGAGAAATACATGGAACATACAAATTCAAGAGTAGGAAAATTTACATCAGTAACAAAGGATTCCACTTATGCAAATCAAGCTCCCAATATGCAAGAACAACATTGATTGTTCTTTTTTGGTGGGCAGTAAAGTAACTCTTTACCATAGTAGACCTCTAATATTGTAAAACCAATCAAATACCAATTGCTAACCAAGTTCCTAAAATGATGTACAAGTGGGATTAAATTTACAGGTAACTCTATATATGTTGGAGTAATTATACTTGCAATGCTCTGGACAAACACACTTTACTTGATATGATTGTCAAAGGGAAAACTAAGAATAGGTGTCAGAAGATCTGGTGATTGGCACACATGCAAGtggcataaaaaatataaattaaatgatGCATGGAATCAGTGTTTTGAGTCTTCTGACTCAAAAAAATACCAGTCAACGGTCCTCTTGACGAGAACTAACAAATTATGACAATAATCATGATCAGAATTTTGAGATATATTTGCATATCAAGTTATGAAAATAACAATTAAAAACCATAGTTGTAACTAAAAATGCCAAAAGATGTAACGTCTTTCACATATTAGGCTCTCTGGAAAAAAATGAGCACGAGCACAATAAAAGCACCACTGAGAACAGTGACTTGATATTATCATAAAATCTGAATGAGCTTTCAGTCTTTAATCAGAATCATGAAGTTCAAACATATTAGAAAAGATGGCGTATGCCTCCAAGAAATACATAAGAACAAGTAAATGAACACACAAGGTAGGGATACATCTGGAATCTTATCTGTGTTGGCAAATCGAGTAGCTGGAACAAGTACTTAAAAAGGGCATTCACCTTGGGAAGCATAAAAAGGTGGAAACACCATAATGAGGCTCTGGCATCAAAATCTTAAGTCTCTGCAAACCAATTCCTGAGAATCTCATCCAAGTAATCTCCATTTTGAGAGAAGATTGAGGTTAGGGATGCCCAACGATGACTATCATAAAGGATTGTGAAACAAGAAGTTCACCCTGGTGTCCTAATCCAAGTCATCAgccaaaagagaaaaaatgatgaCATGATAGAGCTAATGAGCCCAATGAATGTTGGATAATGGGATAAGTCCAATATGTTTGACATTAGGAAGTCAACAAATGCACCTATAGACTCCACAATCAACTATATGCCTGTCATTCAGCAGTCTCCATCACCGCATCTTCCTTAACTTCTGTAattacttgaagaagttcaaatgGAGTAGCTGCTGGGTCCAGTTCATGGCAACCTTTTGGAGCATCATGAGCTTCTTCACCTGTAAGCAAATAAGAAGGAACCTGATGGGAAAAACGAAACATCTCTCCTCTGGGGATCCTTCTAACCTCTTTTGGGTCTAAATGTCGATGGAACACTGTTTTGAAACCAGCTACTTTCAGTAAGGGGGTGACGGACACGCCTTGATCCTCGTTGTAGTCATCAAGTACTTCCACCATCTCATACTTGTATATAACATCATCAGGTGTGCGCTCATTCCAGTCAGGAGACCAGTTTCTGTAAAGTGCCCAGATATCACCTTTTCTAGGAATAATTCTGATAACACCTCGAGGACCTTTCTCCCATCTAACTCTGTGAGAAAATATATTGACTGTATCACTGACTTCATATCTCCCCACCCTAAAATCTCCACATGTCTTGGAAAAACCAGAGGCAACCCAGTTTAATGGACCCAATTCACTATTGGACTTTGAATTGAGAAAACTCATGCGAATCTTAAAAGGCTTTTGTGAGATGACTTTTTGAACCAGAGCATATAGACGAGGCATACCATCTTCATTATCATAAGTAGCCCATACCTGATCACCTTCAAAAGAACTTTCTGTACGATCCTTGTCAAAATCATTGAAATCAGGATCAGGAACATCAATTGATATAGGTTTGGTAGCTTTTTTATCAGAATCTACGTTACGGTCATTAGGGGAACTCTTGATATCAGGAATTTGTTTTTTGCCAATTCTGGAGTCATTTAACTGGTTCTGATCAGCAGCATCCCCAACAACCATATCTGCTACATTTTCATTATCATTTTGGTTTTGTTTCTGCTTGGACATGTCCTTCTCTGCCAGTTTGGATGCAGCATCCAAGTTCCATTCTTCCAACTTCTTATTGATTGCCACTTTGACCTTCTCCATCAGTATACTCCTAATGTCAACTTGCACGTACTCCCTGCTGAAATTGTTCTGCCTTGCAGTCACTCTGGCCTTACCATAATCCACGTAAACACCATTAGCCTTTTCCAGTTCGGAAGCGCCAGTTTTTCCAGTGCCTGCCACCATTTTTTCTGTTCCATCTCTGCCATGATTTGCACCAGCATCGCCACCattatttcttcttctctttgcagaTTTGCCAACCTTAGAAGTAGGTCGCTCCTGTTCATATGCATTGCCACTTGCACTAGCATTATAACTTCCAGAACCACCAACAGTATTATTTGAGACATAATTCTTGTTCCGAGGAACCTCTTCACATCTAATTGTTGATTGTGTTTcctcatattttcttcttattttctcaaaTGTCTGATGAATCACATCTGCAGCCCGAGCAGCAGAGTCTGTTGAGCTAGCAACACCAGCTGAACTAGAAAATGAACCCCATTGGAAGTTTGTATTACTATAGGAGTCAACATTTCCTCCATACTGGAATCCTGTGTGTCCTGTTGCTGGAAAAGTCGAATTATTCTCATGACCATAAGCATTCTTCATTGTAGAATTATGATTTGAATTCTGTTGGTGCCGTTTAGTTGAATAAGAAACAGAGGAATTAGGTGCATTAGTAGGAACGCTGATCTCAATGGCCAAGAAGGCCTGATGGCAGTTGGGACATAGAAGGTTGTGATTGAGGTACACTCTGAGGTACTCATACTGCATCCTGCATCGATTGCATGAGGTCCAAAATGTATCGAGTTTTGATGGATGAGATGAGGGGGGTACAGCAGATTGAGCCACACCACTGTTACTCTTCCGAGCTCTTTTACTGGATGTTGTGTTCTTGGAAAAATTGTAGAAACCATTGGAAGAATTAGGAACAGAATGATCTCTGTTTGGTTGAGTAACTTTCTGCTGGAATCCTTTTCCGTTCCTCTTCTCATCATACATAATTTTTCTACTCTTATCAGACAAAACACTCCATGCTTCAGAAATAAGCTTGAAAGCACCTTCAGAACCTATTGACTTGTTTTTATCCGGGTGAAGTTGGAGAGCTAGCTTCCTGTACTGTTTCTTCACAGTCTCTTCATCAGCTGAAGCATTCACACATAGAATTGCATACCAATCATTTTCTCCATTGACCTTCACTTGTGCTGCAAGATGAACATCAAAAGTTGCAATCATCTGGTTGATACCTTCAAgtgatggaaagagattttgggcCTTCAGAGCAAATTTTTTAGCACCTACAATGTCCTTCGCACTGAACTTTCTTTCAGCAATTTCTTTTGCCCTAAGGGCCTCATCTCTATTGCATTCCATTATCTGCCTCCTATCCTCACACAAATGGTCTTTTCGTGTATAAACTCTCCATTCAAGACCAACAACAGCACAACCTACACTTCTACTAACTGAAACAATAAATTCTTCAATGCCTGAAGCCAACTGGTCCTAGTAAATTCTCCCATATCCTAAACAGCAAACAACACAACACCCAAAGAAAAGTTAATGCAATTACAAAGTGCAAAGTGCCCAAACAAATAAGAACACATTAAGATCAATTGTTCAGCTTCTCAAAAACAAAGTACATGCACAAAATGTAAATTGTAATGTGAAGCACGCAAAAAATCATTCAGGTTTCAAAGCTTATTACAAGCACAAAATCCAAAGTGTATTTGTACTGAAATAAACAGAAACACATCAagattaatttgatttctcaaatccttactacaagaacaaaaatatgaatgaaaTATATACAAGAAGCAAACAAAAATATATGAAGATCATTTATTCAGACCCTCAGAAACTTATTACAAGAACAATGCATAAAGCAAGATGTGTACCCAACCAAATAAAAGCTCATTGAACTCATCACTCAGCTTGTCAAAAACGTACCATCAGCACAATTTATGAAGTGCAGTGAATACAAAAcagatggcaaaaaaaaaaaaccctcaaaATCCATCATTTCAGCTTCTATGACATACGCAACACAAAATATAAAGCGCACAATGCAAGTGAAAACAAGTAAAAACGCATAAATATCCACCATTCAGTTCCTCTCCTAACCGATCGAtccctaatctaaaatcagaagACCAGTATTCTCAAAACCTGATGATGGAGTATTTTCAAATCAGAAGATGACAATATCTATCAATCAAGATGAGCAAATAAAAAAGTCAATTAAGCAACAGTGAGATCACATTTCACAAGCACATCAAAgcttaaaaatgataaaaaaggCAACTTCCCGTTTCTTAAAACTAACAAACAAAGGGACTCAAATTTTTCTCACCCTTTTTAAGTCTCAAAATCCATAATTCTCCCAAGATCTCGGATTTTTAAAGCACCAGGCCGTTGGAAAACCGAAACCCCATATGAGAATCGAGCATGAGAGCAAATGAATAGCACAAACAACACCAAGAAATCCACATAAAGCTAAGATTCGATCACTTTACAAATATCACTGGTCCTGAAGAGCAATTAACAAACGATGGCTCGGAAAAATTCTCGGTTGAGCTCAAAACCTAAAAGCCCGAGATGGCCCGATCTCCGCCCAGAGAACACGGCCGGTGGTGCAAAAAGATACAGGAGATAGGGCGAAGGAAATCTAAGGGAAGAAGCGATTACCCATTCGGATAAAATCCACGACGATGGAGGAATTTGAATCGCGACGCCGCATGAAAAACCCTCGAACTCCAATCTTTTCCCACCAAAATGTTAAAAATTGGGGGGGAAATTGAACACCTTTGGTCAAACCCCCCTCACACCTCAAAACCAAAATTCCCAAATACCAAATACCTAtggaggaaaaagaaagaaaaataaagaaaaaggtcACAaccttctatttttttaattattttttccctTAACCCTAACCTACCTTTATTCATGTAAGATGAAAGGGTTATGTCCTAACCCAAGGGTTGGTTTGCCATTTTGCTCATTTTGCAGCAATTTATTATTCTAACTAAGAAAGTATCAAATAAAATACTTAGCAATGTATAATGAATGGTACATCATATTTGATACGAGAATTATTATAAATCTGGATGCAATATAAAATAACATTTGATCTCTGTTTTAAGTTACACAGaataatctctctttttttttgatatttttactagaaTATATAGATCAATAGGACAACACATGTGAAGGATTTTCATGCTAATAAATACCCATGTGGGACCCACATATAAGGGAGGTTTTGAAACTTTAGGACTTTTAGCCCATGCAGAAGGTGGGGTTAAGTTACATCTAAGTTAGGGTAAAGGGTTACCCTGGTGGTTAGATCAACTAGGGTGAAGGGTTACAAGCTCTACCCTGCGTGGTTAGATTAACTTGGACATTGGTTCCAGGGGAGAGGGCACTCTGGCCACCCATTAGATCCCACAACCCTTGAGCATGGAATTTTCTTGCATGCGGGGCCCAAGCATTTGCTTGCTTTTAGAGTCATCCATATCATTTTTTATACTCTAATAATGATCTTTAATAATTTTattgttcttcttcttgttcttattATTATTAGGGTACTGTTTCCTTCACTAGACTAcacatattcatatatatatatatatatataaagaaggtAAACTTCCTGCTTGAGTGTCAAATATTTTTGAGTTTGTATTATAATACTAAATTATTTGTACTTTTTTGTGAGGCTGACTACATTTAATGATCATTCCTTTGTTACATTAATTCTTCTCTATCATTCCTTTTTTACTGTCAAGATTTCTAATTTGACAAAATGTAAGTAACTCTTTCATATGATGCATTCAGAAGTGCTATCTTAATGGAATTCAAGGTTAGGGTACAAGACTCCAATTGCATACTTGGAGACAGCTTAGTTTGGAAGAACTGATAGTACTACTTTGGTAAATATACAGCTTCAGTTTGAACCATTGCTGTTATTCAggtaacttattttgatttcacAATGTAAGTTACATCAAGAAAAGATTTCACAATGTAAGAAGACTCCAAAAATGGATCAGAACTTGGGCTTACTGCAGTAAGAAGACTCCAAAAATAGATTAGTAGTTAGGCTTACTGTAGTGACTGACTTGCAAACAATTCTCATTTCAACAATGTATAAAACTAGCTAGTTGTCAAACAAAAGCCTCCTTGTACactctcaaaaaataaaagcctCTTTGTCCATGAATTTTTCTTGCATCAAGGAATGTTCTTTTCATCTTTTACTTCAGAACTGAAGCTTAGCTGAACTTAGGTGTCCATGAGAAGTTACCACTGAATTATCCATCCAGAATGTGAAAGCTGAAAACCTATGAAATCTTGTTGGTAAGGCCTGGTATCCATTGCAAATACATACACAACTAGTATTCTTCCATTTTGCCCCTGGTGCCAGAGTGCCCCACACACACCAACTTGGTTTGGGACATCCAAGTTTGTGGCCTCAAAGATGCAGTGTGAAACCTGTCAAGCACATATAGTTTTGGAATTGGCACAGAATAGATCAAAACCATTTAGCCTGGAGTACAAAACTAAGGACATAATAGGAGCCTACTAAGTACCCGCAATTCAATCATATAACTCCAAGAATCCAAAGGAAATTTAAGACAAACTATAGTTACCAGATAAGAGCATTAAGTTGTTTGTTCTCCATGACGCAGTCAAGCATAAAAAGGAAAATAATGTACATTAAAGAAAACCATCTTAATTAATCCATACAGAAGAAGTGCATCTTAATTAGTCCATGGAGAAGAAGTGCTGCTATTAGACTATTTAATATATTGGAAGTGCAGAGAGATGGGGACTATTGATGTTTTAATTGGGATGGTGCTTTTCTTCAAGCTTTGGGGCCAGCCCCATGAGGCTAGCCTCAAAACCTTTTCCAATGACATATTAGTAGACGCCAAGTTTGAACCCAACCAAATTCCATGTCATAAGACAATGGATACTAATGACACTACAAATTACAAATACAGACTAACCATAACAAAGAAGATAAGGGTGGAAACCAAAGCTCCTGAAGATAATATACAATGATAGCATGACATCTCATGCCTGCACAAATAAAATGACAATTTCAAACAAGAACATTATGCAGGCTTCATTAATCTCCATTTTCCAGCAAATTCTGCTGCCTGAGAGCTACAAATGGTAGGGATCTGGCTCCGATATTTTAACATGGATAAGACACTAATGAGGATTCTGAATCCGATAATCTGATGCTTGATGG
Above is a genomic segment from Elaeis guineensis isolate ETL-2024a chromosome 1, EG11, whole genome shotgun sequence containing:
- the LOC105038805 gene encoding uncharacterized protein; this encodes MECNRDEALRAKEIAERKFSAKDIVGAKKFALKAQNLFPSLEGINQMIATFDVHLAAQVKVNGENDWYAILCVNASADEETVKKQYRKLALQLHPDKNKSIGSEGAFKLISEAWSVLSDKSRKIMYDEKRNGKGFQQKVTQPNRDHSVPNSSNGFYNFSKNTTSSKRARKSNSGVAQSAVPPSSHPSKLDTFWTSCNRCRMQYEYLRVYLNHNLLCPNCHQAFLAIEISVPTNAPNSSVSYSTKRHQQNSNHNSTMKNAYGHENNSTFPATGHTGFQYGGNVDSYSNTNFQWGSFSSSAGVASSTDSAARAADVIHQTFEKIRRKYEETQSTIRCEEVPRNKNYVSNNTVGGSGSYNASASGNAYEQERPTSKVGKSAKRRRNNGGDAGANHGRDGTEKMVAGTGKTGASELEKANGVYVDYGKARVTARQNNFSREYVQVDIRSILMEKVKVAINKKLEEWNLDAASKLAEKDMSKQKQNQNDNENVADMVVGDAADQNQLNDSRIGKKQIPDIKSSPNDRNVDSDKKATKPISIDVPDPDFNDFDKDRTESSFEGDQVWATYDNEDGMPRLYALVQKVISQKPFKIRMSFLNSKSNSELGPLNWVASGFSKTCGDFRVGRYEVSDTVNIFSHRVRWEKGPRGVIRIIPRKGDIWALYRNWSPDWNERTPDDVIYKYEMVEVLDDYNEDQGVSVTPLLKVAGFKTVFHRHLDPKEVRRIPRGEMFRFSHQVPSYLLTGEEAHDAPKGCHELDPAATPFELLQVITEVKEDAVMETAE